In Cryptomeria japonica chromosome 1, Sugi_1.0, whole genome shotgun sequence, the sequence GCCAAATGTACATTCCTTTTCTTGTAGTCCATTTTCATTGTAAAATCCACTCCCAGCTAGATCTCATGGATGTTAATTCTTCTCAAAACCAAGGAACACCAAACCCTAAACTACTATAACAAAATAGAACATGAAACtaaagattatttttttattttataattttattgagATCATTGCAATTCTACTTAAAACTTCACTGATCAATGCCTTATCAAGGCTATAGAATCTAGTCCAGCAAATCGAGAACAATTGTTTCATGCAAAATATAAAACCTATGGGCTTAATAAATGTAGTACATTACATCAAATCTCCCACAACATCTACAATTAAATTCTAAATGACTATGTTACATTCCCATATTTTGATCCAAAAACATGTTAGTTTTTCCCTTGGAATAAAGTTAAACACCAAAATATAATTATAAGATAAACTCATAATTTTGAAATAACAAAGAATTGCTTGAGCTTCATAACTTCAAAAGAATCAACATATCATAGAGGAAACAATTTCACCATTAAATCCATATTCCATTTCATTATAAGTTTTGACAAAGGCTCTAATTATTTATGATATGATTTTCCCTTCTACATATCCTCAACAAAACATTGTCTACAAGCTCCAAAGCAAAATTACAAGAAAGGAACCTAACTGAACCTAAAAAGTATCGGTTGCTTAGTTGTGGGTGCTGGTGCTTCCAATTGGTTGATACCTACAAATttagaagtgggagttggtgcttccaatgggttctcacaaacaatcttaggggttggtgcctacaaacattgaaaaagaagaaatatataaaagTGTTAAttttttgtggtttttcccattaggcTTTCCACATAAACATTGTATTATTGTGTTCTTCTTAAGCGCATGATTGTTGAAAGTTAAAAATAATGTTATTGTGATTGATAAAGTTTAAATTGGTAAAACTTGCTCATGTTAAGAATAACAATGATTTGGTATCATAAGTTAAGAATAACAATGATTTGGTATCATAAAATATTGGTATCAAGGAATAGAAATAACTTGGTATCTACATAATTGGTTGGAAATGTTCAAGATGAGAGGATGCGTACCTCTAACCATGCACATGAACTAGGCAATCATGAGCTCATAATAAGTTTGAAGAGTTGGGAGAGTTACAAGAATAGAGATTGATGCTATCAATGTTAAGAAGCATTACAAAAAGGGGGAGATTCTTtgtgaaattttcaattttgtaaGATGCATTTATAGTAGAACAAGTTCTTGATTATTTTTGAAGATAGGATTAGAAGATGCAAAATAGTCAAGAAAGAGGAGCATTAGAGAATCTCTAACAGGGGGAGACAcatattcttattatgttgaatgtAAATATGAGAATGAATGTTTTTCATGACTCATTGTTGAACACAAATTTAATGGATATccctttgccattaatgtcaaagagggagagaaatgAATGGGGGAGAGTTAGAAGAGTTGAGAAagaatatgttgtcatcaatgacaaatggggagattgttggaaatattgtcattgatgtcaaaatgagaAAGTTTGATTCAATTGATGTCAAATAACAATTTATCATTGTATTCAAAAGATTGTAATCATTATTTGGTAGAATACATAAGGAGAATAGCTTGATCACTCATTGTAGTTGAGATTGATAGAGAAGAATAagttcaaattaaagatttgaacaTTAATCATAGGTTCATGACAAAGAAATAAGAGAAAGCATAAAGCatagcttatgttgaagacataATAACTAATGATAATGATTCCTTAATTTTGTCAGAAGTTTAACTTATGCTCAACATAGTTTGAGATGATATGGACAACAATACACATAGCATGGATGTTGAATTCAGGTAGTGGTCGACATAATACATGTACACCAGTGTGGTCGACTTCATAGTGCATACAAAGGTGCACTTTGATAAGGAAGAGTCAGTAAATATACTTAAGAAAGAACGATTCCACAGAATGCAATCACTTTATGAACAGTTTGAAGACAACCAACTTGATTATGAGATAAGTCGACTTTATTTATGATTACACATTGATCTAATATGCAACAATCATATTAAAGACAAACAATGATTATTATGTCGATTTAATTAATACTTCTGAAATATAGTTATAGTTAAGAAATGCATCGCTAAATGCAACTAAGAGGAACAATTCAGATTGAAGTTCTACGAACTTATGTCAAGGAGCAATTCAAGCTTATGAGATGCAATTTGTTAAAAATATCTATGGGTGCAATAATATAAAGATATTGACTCTATTAATAAAGGAGCAAAGTAGAAGTGAAATTTATTATAAAAGATAACGATTGTATTAAAAGGTTAATAAAGTAAAGAAAGAAATTGAGAATATGATGATTACTTGAAAATAATGATTATCATTCATCGCTTACAATGGTGACTACAAAATCGATCTAGATGACAACAATCTATCAATAAtattgatatgataataatgttataggtgtgtacatatatacatgtatgtaaatATGTAcaaacatgtatatacatacatacatacatacacacacacacatatatacacatatatacattcatatatatgtgtgtgtgtgtgtgtatgtgtgtgtatgtatatatatgtatgtatatgtgtatgtatatatgtatgtgtgtatatatacatacacatatatatgtgtatgtatatatgtatgtttatatatatataaacaacgaTAGCATATACATTTTACAAAAATAACGAAACAAACAAATATCATTATAAACATGTCTTGtttgcaaacaaaatcaacaatataattaaaattattagtTCCTGCCCGGCATGGAACTATTGGTATACTTAAATTTAAAGCTTGATTAATCTGTTTTCTTTCAGCCAATCAAATTGGGAGAATTTCTTGCATAAATTCATATTACACTATGTGCTATGAGCAACTTGCAGTTTTCTTACCTAAAATATCGATGTGCATTATTTTGCCAGTCTGTGATTGGTGTTGACGAAGGCTGGCTCTACATTCCCAGAACCCAACACAAGAGAACACACATTCTGTGAGGTCATGGGCAGTGTATAACAACGCACATTCTGCGAGGTCCTGGGCAGTGCATAACAGATTGTCGTCGTGTTTCAAAGACAAGTGTCCTACATTTGAACAGTACGTGGGAGCAAAGAATGCATACAGATGTTTTCTTCTATGAAACAAATGTGCAGTCTAGTATGAAGTTAAAAGATAGAGCATCGAAGAAAAAGGGCAAATACGTTTCAAATAAACTTTCAATGACAGTGGCCAAGAATCGAGAGCATTCAAACAAGGTTTATACTTTCAGGGACTGCGGCCAAACCCCTAGAGCACTTCAACAAATTAAGAGACCAATATGCATGGTTTGGCTTCTGCCCAAGGTGAGTATGCCTTTCTTTTAAATCTACTCTGCGGGCCTCAATCTGTATCTGCTAGTTTGCTTTGTAGATCATATAGCCTTCTTGGGTTTGTATATTGACAATTCTGCTTACACAAGAAAGAACAATCAATTTGCAATTTATTTCTGACCATTTTATCCTAATCGTGACATTTCTACCTTAATCGTATGTGCATAATGGCACATAACTGTTTTTGAAATACTAATAAGACATACATGCTATATCTAATCAAACCAAAAATAATCATCATACAGTATCAATTGGGCCTTAGAACTGTTGAGTTAAACAAATGCTATAAGCTCTTCCAGATCACCATTTTCCTCCCCATTTGCTATCCTATCCTTTCTTGGGTCTGCTGATGAGATAGCACCTTATAATCCCATAGACCTTATTATGTTGTTACCTTCAACAAATTTCTTATTGTTAGAGATCAACACGTGAACAGGTCTTAAGCTTGCATTTAGTAACATGCATTGTATCATTAATGTTTCTTTAAATAATCTGACTTTTGAAACATGGATAGCAGCCCTGGAACAATAGGATGATTGTGCACGGATCTGAAAGTTGAGATAATGGATGTCAAACTCCTAATGCTTGCTTGGTAAGACAAATGTATTTGTATTTACCATTGTTGTAATTTTAATGATATTTGGCATCTGAATTCTGATGAGCAAAGTTTATATTTTCAGGAAGATGCGAGCTGCACGGCAGGGATATTTTACTTTGGTatgttttctatttgattaagtatACTACCATGTACGGATCTAAAAATTGAGATAATGGATGTCAAACTCCTAATGCTTGCTTGGTAAGACAAATGTATTTGGATTTACCAATGTTGTAATTTTAATAATATTTGGCATCTGAATTCTGATGAGCAAAGTTTATATTTTTCAAGAAGATGCGAGCTGCACGGCAGGgatattttgctttggtatgttttctatttgattaagtatACTACCATGTACATGCATATGTCAACTGTAGTTATTCTTTACAAGCCTTTCCAAATTATATCTTATTGTTTGTCTTGCTACAGGAGGAGTGGCACAGAGGCCTTCAATCATTGAAAGTCAATACCATTGATAAGTTGAAGAATTCACTTCCTGCATTAGAGCAAGAGGTGAAGGGGTTTTGTGTTTAAGAAACTCTTTCTGAATTTACAAACCTTCCAAGAATGTCAAATATGTATATGAGATCACATAGGAAGTCATATATATAGGCATGTGAAAATGTTGAATCTGGCCCATTCCTTAAGTGGAGTAATATCTTTTGTTCCCACTCTGATTATTTTACTGTATTGAACATTGTTAAGGTTATGCGTTCCCAAAACTTCTGGGACTTTTATACTTGCTCTTTCCAGTACTGTTTGACAGGTATTTACTTCCTAATTTTTCAGTGTCTCATCTCATTCAAATATTCAGTTTAGTTTTCTTTGTTTTCATAACCTTTTTGCAACATGTTTTATCATACAGAAGATGGACAAAAATATCTGGACATAGAAAGTGTCTGTGTGAGTTGCTAAAGCTGGGCGTCTCTCAAATACAGAGAGCACGTCAAAGCTCAATAACATTATTTGAAATGCATTACTTTTCATCTTGTATCTTGAAGTTTGCTTTCATATTTCATGTGATTTGTCTCCAGTCTGCTTTTTGACTGAAGTAACATTATTTCAATGCATTATTTCATGTGATTTGTCTCCAGTCTGCTTTTTGACTGAAGTAACATTATTTCAATGCATCGTTTTTAATCTTGTATCTTGTATCTTGAAGTTTGCTTTCATTTTTCTTGTGATTTGTCTGCAGTTGTTTTTTTTTACTGAAGTTTGTTCATGTTTTTAGAACCAGGAGGATTGTAAAGCCATTATTCTTGACCACTGGCAGTGTTTTCTAAGCCTTTTTAATAAGGTATGCTTGATATGCACATGTGATTGTTTTTAACTTTTTAGATAATTTATATTTATGATGATTGTTAATGTCTTTTTAAGTTTTGATACAGATCAATTGTCCAACCTTTGATATTTATGATTCATTTGATGCATGGCCTTTGCTTTTGGATGATTATGTTGAATGGGCACAAAAGAGGCTGAGATGAGACAACCACTACTTAGCACTAACCAGATGCATTTATTGCTTTTGCTTCTGAAACTCAGCTATAAAGAATTAAAGATTACTTATGGAAAATGGCATTTCTTTTTGAAAATCTGTCAATTTTCATTTTCGGTTCTGATGCTTGGTTCTCAGTtctaactattaatctatttttctCCATATTGGGACAGTAATTTGGAATGAGAACAGTGTGGTTGTCCATCTGATGACTTGTTATGTTCTAGCTTGTCATATAGAAATCTTTCAATATTGCGAAAATAAAGTATTTGTAACTTATGCACATAAAATTTAGAAAGTCTATAAATAGATTTAGTGCTTTTTCCTATTTGTACTATTGTAAAATATAGTAAATGCCTGACTGCTTGTTACTCTTGAATTTTATTTATGAATTAGACAGTGAACTGGTATTTAGGATGTCATGTAATTGCCTTTTGCAAAGATGTAGGAGCTAAATCATTTAGTTAAATTATTAAATAGAAGGTGATTACATAACTTTGGTTCTGTTATTTCATGCCTAATAATTCAGCAACACATGTGAAATTTCTTTTATTCATACTTAAATTTAAATGCTAAAACGCAGTATAGGTGCTAAGTTAGTTGGAATGCTAAGTTAGTTGGAATGCAAGATTTGTATTCAAGACGGTAAGGTGTTCAAATAAAAAGGGAAACATATATGACAATGAGGAGTCTGAGGAGTCTGAAACATGGTAAGGTGTTCAAATAAAAAGGGAAACATATATGACAATGAGGAGGTGTTCAAATAAAAAGGGAAACATATATGACAATGAGGAGTCTGAAACATGAAAGAAAGCATAAAATTCCTTGGGCTTGTATTTCATTAACAAGGATGCCCTTTTATTAAATTTAGGGGAAGAAAGCATAAAATTCCTTGGGCTTGTATTTCATTAACAAGGATGCCCTTTTATTAAACTTAGGGGAAGAAAGACAGAGGCAAGGATGCCCTTTTATTAAACTTAGGGGAAGAAAGACAGAGGCAGTGGAGGGGAGAGGTTCAATcatgtttgtttttttaaatttcaaaatactGTAGGTGGAGGGGAGAGGTTCAATcatgtttgtttttttaaatttcaaaatactGTAGGTGGAGCAATAGGTTAACAGGTGTTGCAGGGAATGTGTATTCGTTCTGTATCAGATCACAATTTACTTATGGataattgttattttaaaaataattatttgtcAATATGTCCACAATCCTGGAAAACCTCTTGATATGAAGAAATGCGGTAATTTCTATGGAACCATAGTTTAGTTACACACTCCTCAATGGGACTACTGAATAAGGGCTTGCATGATTCACACACCTCAAGTCCTGGACAGAATAAATGTGCATTTGTTTTATATCAGATTGCAATTTACTTATGGATCATtgttattttaaatataattatctgTCAATAGGCCCACAATCTTGCAAGCCGGTAGATAGGAGGAACCGCAATAATTTTTGTGGAAGGCATAGTTTTAGTTACACAGAAATTTCAATATGCTTTCCTCTTGGAACCACCAGGTAAGGGCTTGCATGAACCACATCCCTCAAGTCCTGGACAGTATAATTTCCCTGGACAAGTATTGCAGGTTACAAATATTCCAAAACACAACCTAGGAAGAATAATCACCTTGGACAAATTTTGTGGGTCCAGGGGAATCTTATTCACATGGACATGGGCATGCTAATGGTGGCTAATATTTAGTCAGATTGGCTCCTATTGTAGGGGAAGATGGAATGGACTTATTTAAAGCTTCATAGATAATTATGTATATATGACAAACAAATACACATTTATGAATCAACACACTGGTTTTTGCTCTTTCCAATGCCACTACTCATGAAAGCTCTTGAAATTAGTGTTAGAGGCTTTGCACATTAACTTCTACAGATACAAGTATTTGCTTACATATCATACTAGTCCATGATTGTAGAGTAGAATATAGTTACAGGCTACAACCATTCATTCTaaaccaaattcaatgaacctaaGCCCGTGCTACATTTTCAAACCGAGGTCCATAATAAGCTACATTTTCAAACCGAGGTCCATAATAAGCCTTTCGACatggaaataaatatttaatacCGTATGAACAAGATTTAGTGTTTGATAATTGTTCGCTAAGATTTTGAAGTTTCCTTAAATTTGTCATTAGTGATTTGATTATGTTCAGTTTTATTGTGAAATAATGACTGCTTCCATTTAACACGTTGCAAAACTATTCATAGCCGTGTACACCAAAGGCTCAGGAAATGGCTCATATTTTTGTTTCAGATAGTTATATGCATGAACAAACCTTCAAGGCTACGCTTTTTAAAACAAAACTACTACACAACCACCTTTGCAGTACTCGACAGGAACTACGCAGCCCTGCAGCCCTTGTTAATAGAGGAAAGGGTGCGATTTCATATAATCAATGTATTAATAGTCTAAAGTTGCGATGTTTGAATTGGCACAAACTAATCAATAAAGCGAGATTGGATTTAGTATAGAAGGGTGCAATTTTTTGAAAAGCTTCAATTAAAAATATAAAGACATGTCTCCTCCATCAAAAGGAGTATGTCCTTTGAATATAAAGTTATATATAAGGCATATCCAAATTCATTTGAGAGTAAGGTAAAGTGTGATATGAAGTGAGTTACTATGTATATGTTATTTGAAATCCTATGTTATACTAGATTATAGAGGACTGATTGATGAAGATATTGCACCAAATTTAGAAGAGGATATATGCAAGTGTATGGTCATGTGTATGCTCCTCGAAGACAAAAATTACACATACATGTAGTTGATTATAAGAGGTTTGTGAATGAAGAAATTTGTGAAAACAAGAAGTACATGATAGTCATCAGATTTGTGAAAAAAAGAAGTACATGATAGTCATCAGATTTGTGAAAAAAAGAAGTGCATGATAGAGATTAGTGAGGAAAGTTTATTGCTTGAGTTGTGATCAGATTTGTGAAGAAATAATAAGCTTGGATCAGGTTTGTAAGGAAAGATACACATCAGTCAAAGACTAGAAGTTTCAATCAAATTAGTAGGAATGGAGAACAATATCATCCATCGAAGAGTTTGTAGGTTGGCGCTTGCTAATAAGATATTGGTGTCTCTTGCTAAGTTGGTGTTCAGTTGTGGGAGTTGGTGACTACaaattcagaagtgggagttggtgcttccagtgggctGGTGCTCACAAACAAtcttaggggttggtgcctctagtaggttggtgcttaTAAACATCGTAAAAGAAGAAGTATATAAAAGCATTAATttgtcgtggtttttcccattagggtttccacgtaaacATTTTGTTATTGTTTTCTACTTAAGTGCATGATTTTTGAAAGTTAAAAATAATGTTATTGTGATTGATGAAGTTTAAATTGGTAAAACTTattgatatactaattcacccctcctcgcCTCTCAGTATAACTATGTgtccttcaattggtattagagcggattccttctataaagcctaactgcTTGAAGGTAGATCATATAAGCACATatgggaaaaagaaaaggaaataaaggaaaaggTAATACCAAGCAGAGTATTGATGGCAATGCACCAATTGCATGTGATAATATCTAATTGCATGTGATAATATCTAATTGCATGTGATAATATCTATAGGAGCCAACAAATGTGAAGATGTGACACTTGGAATACACATGGCAATAGAAAATGATGTTGTGACAAATGGAGATGACCTTGTGAGTGAAATAAAGGAGaagataaaagaggaagagaatctTGAAATAGAGCTAGAAGAAGACAGTCTAAGCAATAGCTCGAGCAATGAATCAAATGCAAAAGAAGCCCATTTTGGTGAAAAACTCAAAGAAGGATCCATGacatatgaagaagaagaagaagaagaagaagaagaagaagaagaagaagaagaagaagaagaagaagaagaagaagaagaagaagaagtagcaTGTAGTGAAGAAGATGATGTCGATCTCATGGAAGAACTTCATTATGCTTACAAGGAAAATGAAAAGATCAAGAAAAGGATTGCAAAACAAAATGTACAAATTCAAAAAATTTGTAAAACTCAAGAAGAATCAAATGAAATAATTGAATATTTGAAAGTACAACTAGAAGAGGCCAAACGAACTAAGGATGTAATGAGAGATCGATTCAAGGAAAAGGAATTAGATTGTGATAGATTAAAACTTGAAGTTGACTCCTTAAGAAATGAATTGGGAAACACAATGAAAGAATTAGATCAATGTTTAAAGCTTGATAAAAGCTCCAAACAATTGAATGAACTTATCAACTTTCAAAGATCTATTCATATCAAAACTAATCTTGGTTTTAGTAAAGATCATTCAAAAGAGCCTACCAGCTCTAAGGATGCAGACTCTTCACAAAGAGAAGATGGAAAAGAAAGAAACTACACGAAGGCTCTTATGAAGAACAAAAAGGAGGAATATAAATCATTTTAAAGATGTTATTGATGAATAGGAATAAGGGTATGGTCAAATAATTGATTGATCTACTAAAATAAATTCATACTAATAATAAAAATGAATTGGTATCATAAAATATTGGTATCAAGGAATAGCAATAACTTGATATATACATAATTGGTTGGAAATGTTCAAGATGAGAGGatgcatacctctaaccatacacATGAAGCATGCGATCACATTCTCATGATAAGATTGAAAAGTTTGGAGAGTTACAAGAATAGGGATTGATGCTATCAATGTCAAGAAGCATTACAAAAAGGGGGAGATTCTTTGTGAAACTTTCCATCTTGTAAGATGCATACATAATAGAACAAGTTCTTGATTATTTTTTAAGATCTGAGAAGAAGAAAAATACTCAAGAAAGAGAAGCATTAAATAACAAGGGGGAACATTAGAGAATCTTTGATAGGGGGAGAAGCATATTCTTATTGTGTTGAATGTAAGTATGAGAATATATGTTTCCAATGACTCATTTGTAAGAAAAAAATTAATGGAcatcccttttccattgatgtctaAGAGTTAGAG encodes:
- the LOC131044851 gene encoding uncharacterized protein LOC131044851 isoform X1, which produces MDVKLLMLAWKMRAARQGYFTLFIFFKKMRAARQGYFALEEWHRGLQSLKVNTIDKLKNSLPALEQEVMRSQNFWDFYTCSFQYCLTEDGQKYLDIESVCNQEDCKAIILDHWQCFLSLFNKINCPTFDIYDSFDAWPLLLDDYVEWAQKRLR
- the LOC131044851 gene encoding uncharacterized protein LOC131044851 isoform X3, which encodes MDVKLLMLAWKMRAARQGYFTLKMRAARQGYFALEEWHRGLQSLKVNTIDKLKNSLPALEQEVMRSQNFWDFYTCSFQYCLTEDGQKYLDIESVCNQEDCKAIILDHWQCFLSLFNKINCPTFDIYDSFDAWPLLLDDYVEWAQKRLR
- the LOC131044851 gene encoding uncharacterized protein LOC131044851 isoform X2; translated protein: MDVKLLMLAWKMRAARQGYFTLFIFFKKMRAARQGYFALEEWHRGLQSLKVNTIDKLKNSLPALEQEVMRSQNFWDFYTCSFQYCLTDGQKYLDIESVCNQEDCKAIILDHWQCFLSLFNKINCPTFDIYDSFDAWPLLLDDYVEWAQKRLR
- the LOC131044851 gene encoding uncharacterized protein LOC131044851 isoform X5, with translation MDVKLLMLAWKMRAARQGYFTLFIFFKKMRAARQGYFALEEWHRGLQSLKVNTIDKLKNSLPALEQEVMRSQNFWDFYTCSFQYCLTEDGQKYLDIESVCNQEDCKAIILDHWQCFLSLFNKRLR
- the LOC131044851 gene encoding uncharacterized protein LOC131044851 isoform X4 translates to MDVKLLMLAWKMRAARQGYFTLEEWHRGLQSLKVNTIDKLKNSLPALEQEVMRSQNFWDFYTCSFQYCLTEDGQKYLDIESVCNQEDCKAIILDHWQCFLSLFNKINCPTFDIYDSFDAWPLLLDDYVEWAQKRLR